From one Perca flavescens isolate YP-PL-M2 chromosome 4, PFLA_1.0, whole genome shotgun sequence genomic stretch:
- the cdk2 gene encoding cyclin-dependent kinase 2 isoform X2 codes for MRETEGVPSTAIREISLLKELSHPNIVKLRDVIHTENKLYLVFEFLHQDLKKFMDSFTVAGIPLPLVKSYLFQLLQGLAFCHSHRVLHRDLKPQNLLINAQGEIKLADFGLARAFGVPVRTYTHEVVTLWYRAPEILLGCKYYSTAVDIWSLGCIFAEMLTKRALFPGDSEIDQLFRIFRTLGTPDETVWPGVTSMPDYKPSFPKWARQELSKVVPILDEDGRELLGEMLNYDPNKRLSAKNALAHRYFRDVTMPVPHLRL; via the exons ATGAG GGAAACAGAGGGTGTACCAAGCACTGCCATCCGAGAGATTTCACTTCTCAAAGAACTCAGTCACCCAAATATAGTCAA ATTGCGGGATGTTATCCACACAGAGAACAAGCTCTACCTTGTTTTTGAGTTCCTTCATCAGGATCTAAAAAAATTCATGGACTCCTTCACAGTCGCTGGTATCCCACTGCCTTTGGTTAAG aGTTATCTTTTCCAGCTGTTGCAAGGCCTGGCCTTCTGCCACTCTCACAGGGTTCTTCATCGAGACCTGAAGCCCCAGAACCTCCTCATCAACGCCCAGGGGGAGATCAAGCTCGCTGACTTTGGCCTGGCAAGAGCCTTTGGGGTGCCTGtccgcacatacacacatgag GTGGTAACACTTTGGTACAGAGCACCAGAAATCCTCCTGGGCTGTAAATACTACTCCACAGCTGTCGACATCTGGAGTCTGGGGTGCATCTTTGCTGAAATG CTCACCAAGAGGGCCTTGTTCCCCGGCGACTCTGAGATCGATCAGTTATTCCGAATCTTCCGCACCTTGGGCACACCTGATGAGACTGTCTGGCCTGGAGTCACATCAATGCCTGACTACAAACCATCTTTCCCCAAGTGGGCCCGGCAGGAATTATCTAAAGTGGTGCCAATTCTTGATGAGGATGGAAGAGAACTGCTTGGA GAAATGCTGAATTATGATCCAAACAAGAGGTTATCTGCCAAAAACGCCCTCGCACATCGATACTTCCGCGACGTCACCATGCCAGTTCCTCATCTGAGACTCTGA
- the cdk2 gene encoding cyclin-dependent kinase 2 isoform X1 → MDTFQKVEKIGEGTYGVVYKAKNKVTGETVALKKIRLDTETEGVPSTAIREISLLKELSHPNIVKLRDVIHTENKLYLVFEFLHQDLKKFMDSFTVAGIPLPLVKSYLFQLLQGLAFCHSHRVLHRDLKPQNLLINAQGEIKLADFGLARAFGVPVRTYTHEVVTLWYRAPEILLGCKYYSTAVDIWSLGCIFAEMLTKRALFPGDSEIDQLFRIFRTLGTPDETVWPGVTSMPDYKPSFPKWARQELSKVVPILDEDGRELLGEMLNYDPNKRLSAKNALAHRYFRDVTMPVPHLRL, encoded by the exons ATGGATACGTTTCAGAAGGTGGAAAAGATAGGAGAAGGGACGTATGGAGTAGTTTACAAAGCCAAGAACAAAGTCACCGGAGAAACTGTTGCGCTGAAAAAAATCCGACTAGACAC GGAAACAGAGGGTGTACCAAGCACTGCCATCCGAGAGATTTCACTTCTCAAAGAACTCAGTCACCCAAATATAGTCAA ATTGCGGGATGTTATCCACACAGAGAACAAGCTCTACCTTGTTTTTGAGTTCCTTCATCAGGATCTAAAAAAATTCATGGACTCCTTCACAGTCGCTGGTATCCCACTGCCTTTGGTTAAG aGTTATCTTTTCCAGCTGTTGCAAGGCCTGGCCTTCTGCCACTCTCACAGGGTTCTTCATCGAGACCTGAAGCCCCAGAACCTCCTCATCAACGCCCAGGGGGAGATCAAGCTCGCTGACTTTGGCCTGGCAAGAGCCTTTGGGGTGCCTGtccgcacatacacacatgag GTGGTAACACTTTGGTACAGAGCACCAGAAATCCTCCTGGGCTGTAAATACTACTCCACAGCTGTCGACATCTGGAGTCTGGGGTGCATCTTTGCTGAAATG CTCACCAAGAGGGCCTTGTTCCCCGGCGACTCTGAGATCGATCAGTTATTCCGAATCTTCCGCACCTTGGGCACACCTGATGAGACTGTCTGGCCTGGAGTCACATCAATGCCTGACTACAAACCATCTTTCCCCAAGTGGGCCCGGCAGGAATTATCTAAAGTGGTGCCAATTCTTGATGAGGATGGAAGAGAACTGCTTGGA GAAATGCTGAATTATGATCCAAACAAGAGGTTATCTGCCAAAAACGCCCTCGCACATCGATACTTCCGCGACGTCACCATGCCAGTTCCTCATCTGAGACTCTGA